The following proteins come from a genomic window of Loxodonta africana isolate mLoxAfr1 chromosome 19, mLoxAfr1.hap2, whole genome shotgun sequence:
- the PRSS55 gene encoding serine protease 55 — MKNIWKWIVVMLKQHGCGERPIFEEGVKYSRIIEGVEAGIGEFPWLVSIQAGNQHFCGGAILNKWWILTAAHCFHYEELSLTAPAEPVPKVPRTICDLGFSGIANSSHFVTFPFLPCPIFTISPVELSVVAGTNDLTNPYKEIKGVTKIILHKDFKKVNMDNDVALLLVDSPITFSDQKIPICLPRQPIPSTWHQCLVAGWGQTNTDDKNSMTTDLMKVPMIIMDWEECSKKFPKLTKNMLCAGYKNESYDACQGDSGGPLVCTPGPGKKWYQVGIISWGKSCGHKNIPGIYTWLVKYDLWIKNVTEMEGRPFIAEEMRAPPKQKLRSSQASEFSEPSSPKFWLLLCLLPYMLFWPIFNC, encoded by the exons gatGTGGTGAGAGACCCATTTTTGAGGAAGGAGTTAAGTATTCCAGAATCATAGAGGGGGTGGAGGCTGGGATTGGTGAGTTTCCATGGCTGGTGAGTATTCAGGCAGGAAATCAACATTTCTGTGGTGGTGCAATCCTGAACAagtggtggattctaactgctgctCATTGCTTTCATTATGAGGAACTATCGT TGACAGCCCCAGCAGAACCAGTCCCAAAGGTGCCTAGAACTATATGCGATTTAGGATTTTCTGGAATAGCAAATTCTTCCCACTTTGTGACTTTCCCTTTCCTCCCATGCCCAATCTTTACCATTAGTCCAGTAGAACTGAGTGTTGTGGCGGGGACCAACGACTTAACCAATCCATATAAGGAAATCAAGGGGGTCACGAAAATAATTCTTCACAAGGATTTTAAAAAAGTCAACATGGACAATGATGTCGCCttgctcctggtggattcacCCATCACCTTCAGTGACCAGAAAATACCCATCTGCTTGCCCAGGCAACCCATCCCCTCCACCTGGCATCAATGCTTGGTGGCAGGATGGGGACAGACCAACACTG ATGACAAAAATTCTATGACAACTGACCTGATGAAAGTGCCAATGATCATCATGGATTGGGAGGAATGTTCAAAGAAGTTTCCAAAACTTACCAAAAATATGCTGTGTGCTGGATACAAGAATGAGAGCTATGATGCCTGCCAG GGTGACAGTGGGGGGCCTCTAGTCTGTACCCCAGGGCCTGGCAAGAAGTGGTACCAGGTAGGCATCATCAGCTGGGGAAAGAGCTGTGGACATAAGAACATTCCAGGAATATACACTTGGTTAGTTAAATACGACCTCTGGATCAAGAACGTGACTGAAATGGAAGGAAGGCCCTTTATTGCTGAGGAAATGAGAGCCCCTCCCAAACAGAAACTAAGGAGTTCTCAGGCCTCAGAATTCTCAGAGCCAAGCAGCCCCAAATTCTGGCTCCTGCTCTGCCTTCTGCCCTACATGCTGTTCTGGCCCATTTTTAACTGTTAA